DNA from Pseudomonas mendocina:
TCGAAATACTCGGCACCAACTACTCCGGCGCCAAGATCGGCCTGATCGTGCCCGACTACGTCGAGGCCAAGACCATCGAGGATCTGGAAAAGTACGCCAAGGACTTCGACGGCAAGATCACCGGTATCGACGCAGGTGCCGGCGTGATGCGTCGCACTGAAGAGGCCATCAAGGAATACAACCTGGCCAGCATCAAGCTGATGCCCAGCTCTGGCCCGGCCATGGCCACCGCCCTGACCCGCGCCGAGAAAGCGCAGAAACCGATCGTGGTCACCGGCTGGATTCCGCACTGGATGTTCGCCAAATGGAAACTGCGCTTCCTCGAAGATCCGAAGAAAGTCTTCGGCGATGACGAGCGCGTCGACACCGTAGCCAACCCGGCACTGAAAGAAAAAGCCGCCGACGCTGCCGCCTTCCTCAGCAAGATTTCCTGGAGCGGCGAAGAAGTCGGTTCGGTGATGCTGGCCATTCGCGAAGGCGCCAAACCGGATCAGGCCGCCAAGGACTGGATCGCCAAGAACCCGGATCGCGTGGCCGAGTGGCTGAAGTAAGCCTCCTCCGGTCACATCACAAAGCGGGCTTCGGCCCGCTTTTTCGTTCAGCTACAGAACCGACTTTGTCCTTCTTAAAACCTGAGTGCTTTCTGCAGATCACCTCGATAAGCTGGAGCCCAACTCAAGTTCAAGGACGACATGAATGCGCCTGCTGCCCCTAATCATCATTCCCCTGTTTGCCGGATGCGCAACGCAGCCAGTTCCAGCAAATCGCGCAATACCGGTATCCCCCGAGCGATTGTTAAGCTATCAGGAGATACCATCCGAGCCCTTTCAATACCTGGTGATTAACCGGGATAAAGGGTTAACGGGAATTAGCTGTGATGCCGCAATCTACATTGACGACCAGCTAAGCGTGCAGCTCAACCCTGAAGAGTCAGCCATTTTTAAGCTGCCCCTGGGCAATTACACCCTGTCCGTAGATGCTGGTGAGTGCGGAAAGGATCGGTTGCAGGCATCAATCTTGAGTAGCTCAGCGGCAAGATTTCGCATCGCCTTCGACTCGAAGGCTCAGGCAAGTATTCTGCCGACAGAAGCCGGCCTCAATCGGCTCTGCTCCATCGGGATGTGCGGCCAGCCTCCCGGTACACCAGTTCCATGGTGGCTTTACTGATGGGCACGAAGATCAAGGCATGGCCTGAACACTCGAAGCCCACTATGCAGATAGCAGGGGCATCAGGGTTCTAGGGAAATACACCTTGGGCTTTGACAGCAAAACAAGCTCCAGCCAGATGCGCCAAACCGAATAAAGCGACTGCCAAGAACTCTGAGTAGGGCACTGGCCCGCTTTGTCGTTTCTGACGACCTCGAGATGCAGCCTCTATCAATTTTTTGGACATTTCTGCTGGGGCTTGCCGGGCATGGCCCTTAGACTCTCGCCTCCTGCCATGAACCACCCCGCATACGAGATGAAAAATACCTCCATCGTCTTCGCCTTCAGCGGTTGCCTCGCACTGCTGACCTTCCTGTTCGTCTACACCAAGTCCATCAATGCCCTTGCCATCTGGGACGCGAAAGCTGACGGCTACCTGGCCACCTGCGCCGGCTTGATGATCGCCGCCGCCATCGGAACGGCCCTGCTTGCGCCCGGTAAACCCGCAACGTCTGGCGTGGCCATCGCCGTCCTGCTGCTGACGGCAGTGCTCACCCAGTGCCTGTTCGGCTTCGATCTCTACACCGTAATGGCCGTCGGGCTGCTCTATG
Protein-coding regions in this window:
- a CDS encoding glycine betaine ABC transporter substrate-binding protein — translated: MRVLKNLCLGAAALAIGMGSALAAEKPTLKIGYVNGWDDSVAVTHVAGEILQSKLGYKVELKPVEPAIMWQGISRGDLDATLSAWLPATHGEYYEKLKDKVEILGTNYSGAKIGLIVPDYVEAKTIEDLEKYAKDFDGKITGIDAGAGVMRRTEEAIKEYNLASIKLMPSSGPAMATALTRAEKAQKPIVVTGWIPHWMFAKWKLRFLEDPKKVFGDDERVDTVANPALKEKAADAAAFLSKISWSGEEVGSVMLAIREGAKPDQAAKDWIAKNPDRVAEWLK